From a region of the Sulfuriferula plumbiphila genome:
- a CDS encoding heavy metal response regulator transcription factor, translated as MKLLVVEDETKTGEYLRQGLTEAGFVVDLARNGLDGHHLVMTETYDLIVLDVMLPDVDGWRIVKSLREAGKRMPVLFLTARDSVDDRVKGLELGADDYLVKPFAFAELLARVRTLLRRGNTPASMDQLQVADLEFDVVRHCVMRAGRRIHLTTKEFALLELLVRRRGEVLPRTLIASQVWDMNFDSDTNTNTNIIDVAIRRLRAKIDKEFEPKLIHTVRGMGYMLDVPDAP; from the coding sequence ATGAAACTTCTCGTTGTCGAAGACGAAACCAAAACGGGTGAATATCTGCGGCAAGGGCTGACGGAAGCTGGCTTCGTGGTCGATCTGGCACGCAACGGGCTGGACGGCCACCACCTCGTCATGACCGAGACCTACGATTTGATCGTTCTGGACGTCATGCTGCCGGACGTCGATGGCTGGCGCATCGTGAAGTCGCTGCGCGAGGCCGGCAAGCGTATGCCCGTTCTGTTTTTGACCGCACGCGACAGCGTGGATGATCGCGTCAAGGGGCTGGAACTGGGCGCAGACGATTACCTCGTCAAACCCTTTGCGTTCGCGGAGTTGCTGGCACGGGTACGCACCCTGCTGCGCCGGGGCAACACTCCCGCATCAATGGACCAGCTCCAGGTGGCGGATCTCGAGTTCGACGTAGTGCGCCACTGCGTGATGCGCGCTGGCAGGCGTATCCACCTGACCACCAAGGAGTTCGCCCTGCTTGAACTCCTGGTGCGCCGTCGGGGCGAGGTGCTACCGCGCACGCTCATCGCCTCCCAGGTATGGGACATGAACTTCGACAGCGACACCAACACCAACACCAACATTATCGACGTGGCCATCCGCCGCCTGCGGGCGAAGATCGACAAAGAGTTCGAGCCCAAACTAATCCACACGGTACGCGGCATGGGCTACATGCTGGATGTGCCGGACGCGCCCTGA